One Cryobacterium roopkundense genomic region harbors:
- a CDS encoding cell division protein FtsQ/DivIB, which translates to MPLAPVSGIRARESAKASGQPATAVAHAVLRAARRARKRFERAEVRRFTWRSRRRRTAWLVTVGSILLVLSGVIGAAYSPLMALRTIDVVGTDRVSSGQVVDALSDQIGTPLPLIDFARVKSELSGFMLIQSFVTESRPPGTLVVRIVEREPIGVIASDSGFDLVDAAGVVIDTTEERPEGYPQIEAPDGVGSAGFLAAGEVIHALPASIRSALDSVQAATKDDVTLNLTGGVRVAWGSAEQSEFKAVVLAALMVGHPVGSVNEYDVTSPNSAVLR; encoded by the coding sequence AATTCGCGCCCGCGAGTCGGCGAAGGCGTCAGGCCAGCCGGCCACTGCCGTGGCTCACGCCGTGCTGCGTGCCGCCCGGCGGGCACGCAAGCGATTTGAAAGAGCCGAGGTGCGTCGTTTCACCTGGCGTTCGCGCCGACGGCGCACCGCGTGGCTGGTGACGGTCGGATCAATCCTGTTGGTACTTTCCGGTGTCATCGGTGCGGCGTACTCGCCGCTGATGGCGCTCCGCACGATTGACGTCGTGGGAACCGACCGCGTTTCGTCCGGGCAGGTCGTGGACGCGCTCAGCGACCAAATCGGCACGCCACTGCCGCTCATCGACTTTGCCAGAGTCAAGTCCGAGCTGTCCGGGTTCATGCTGATCCAAAGTTTCGTCACGGAGAGCAGGCCGCCCGGCACGCTCGTTGTGCGCATTGTGGAACGCGAACCGATCGGGGTCATCGCGTCGGATTCCGGGTTCGACCTCGTCGATGCCGCCGGCGTCGTGATCGACACCACCGAAGAGCGTCCGGAGGGCTACCCGCAGATCGAAGCGCCCGATGGTGTGGGCAGTGCCGGTTTCCTCGCCGCTGGGGAGGTCATTCACGCGTTGCCAGCGAGCATCCGTTCCGCGCTGGATTCAGTTCAGGCGGCAACCAAGGACGATGTGACCCTTAATCTCACCGGGGGAGTACGAGTGGCCTGGGGCAGCGCGGAACAGTCGGAATTCAAGGCTGTCGTTTTGGCTGCCCTCATGGTGGGCCACCCCGTCGGGAGTGTCAACGAATACGATGTAACGTCGCCCAACAGCGCCGTGCTGCGGTGA
- the ftsZ gene encoding cell division protein FtsZ, translated as MSNNQNYLAVIKVVGIGGGGVNAVNRMIELGLRGVEFIAINTDAQALLMSDADVKLDVGRDLTRGLGAGADPEVGRRAAEDHAEEIEEALAGADMVFVTAGEGGGTGTGGAPVVARIAKSIGALTIGVVTKPFGFEGKRRQAQAETGVASLKNEVDTLIVVPNDRLLEISDRGISMLEAFATADQVLLAGVQGITDLITTPGLINLDFADVKSVMQGAGSALMGIGSARGADRAIKAAELAVASPLLEASIDGAHGVLLSIQGGSNLGIFEINDAARLVQEAVHPEANIIFGAVIDDTLGDEVRVTVIAAGFDGGEPGAKAVEVRRADLVAAGVAAGVGTAGATGAGASGAGASSTDSGAYNSGSFSEGDVAAVSSSSVWSGADSATGGTAAVDPAFEEESDDLDIPDFLK; from the coding sequence GTGTCAAACAACCAGAATTATCTAGCGGTCATCAAGGTCGTCGGCATCGGCGGTGGCGGCGTGAACGCCGTCAACCGCATGATCGAACTCGGTCTCCGCGGAGTCGAGTTCATCGCGATCAATACCGATGCCCAGGCGCTTCTGATGAGTGACGCCGACGTGAAACTCGACGTCGGTCGCGATCTCACGCGCGGCCTTGGCGCCGGCGCTGACCCCGAGGTCGGGCGTCGCGCGGCCGAGGATCACGCCGAGGAGATCGAAGAAGCCCTCGCCGGGGCCGACATGGTCTTCGTCACGGCCGGAGAGGGCGGCGGAACCGGAACCGGTGGCGCCCCCGTCGTCGCCCGCATCGCCAAGTCCATCGGCGCTCTCACGATCGGTGTGGTCACGAAGCCTTTCGGATTCGAGGGCAAGCGCCGTCAGGCGCAGGCCGAGACCGGTGTCGCCTCGCTCAAGAACGAGGTCGACACTCTCATCGTCGTGCCCAACGACCGCCTGCTGGAAATCAGCGACCGCGGTATCAGCATGCTCGAGGCGTTCGCAACCGCAGACCAGGTGCTCCTGGCCGGCGTGCAGGGCATCACCGACCTCATCACCACCCCCGGACTGATCAACCTTGACTTCGCTGACGTCAAGTCAGTCATGCAGGGTGCCGGTTCCGCGCTCATGGGCATCGGTTCTGCCCGTGGTGCAGACCGGGCCATCAAGGCGGCAGAGCTTGCCGTCGCGTCACCGCTGCTGGAGGCGAGTATCGACGGCGCCCACGGCGTGCTACTGTCCATCCAGGGCGGATCCAACCTGGGAATCTTCGAGATCAACGATGCTGCCCGCCTCGTCCAGGAAGCCGTGCACCCGGAAGCCAACATCATCTTCGGTGCCGTCATCGACGACACTCTGGGTGACGAGGTTCGGGTTACGGTCATTGCCGCCGGATTCGATGGTGGTGAACCCGGAGCGAAGGCCGTTGAGGTGCGCCGGGCTGACCTCGTCGCCGCCGGCGTTGCGGCCGGGGTCGGGACCGCGGGTGCTACTGGCGCCGGTGCTTCTGGCGCCGGTGCCTCGTCCACCGACTCCGGCGCCTACAACTCGGGTTCTTTCTCCGAGGGTGACGTGGCCGCAGTATCGTCCAGTTCAGTCTGGTCGGGAGCAGACTCCGCCACCGGTGGGACGGCTGCGGTCGACCCGGCCTTTGAAGAAGAGTCCGATGACCTGGACATCCCCGATTTCCTCAAGTGA
- a CDS encoding YggS family pyridoxal phosphate-dependent enzyme gives MTWTSPISSSDRGEAGVTGLAERLESVRVGIGDAARLAARPIEDITTIVVTKFHPVSLIEELFTLGVRDVGENRHQEAQAKAVELARLGLTWHFVGQIQSKKARQVRTYASVIHSVDRPALVAALASDDAAVDCFIQVNLTDDPARGGVAPGELLPLVDTVQSAPGLRLLGLMAVAPLNAGEPTSEPRRAFARVRELSVGMRKLAPEATALSMGMSQDYVAAVLEGATHLRIGTAITGKRPEHS, from the coding sequence ATGACCTGGACATCCCCGATTTCCTCAAGTGACCGGGGAGAGGCGGGAGTGACGGGGCTGGCCGAACGCCTCGAATCAGTCCGCGTCGGTATCGGCGACGCCGCGAGGTTGGCCGCGCGGCCAATCGAGGACATTACAACGATCGTGGTGACGAAGTTCCATCCCGTCAGCCTGATCGAGGAATTGTTCACCCTCGGGGTGCGGGATGTCGGTGAGAACCGGCATCAGGAAGCTCAGGCCAAAGCGGTGGAACTCGCCCGCCTCGGCCTCACCTGGCATTTTGTCGGTCAGATCCAGAGCAAGAAGGCCCGGCAGGTGCGGACCTACGCGAGCGTTATCCATTCCGTGGATCGTCCGGCGCTCGTGGCGGCCCTCGCGTCCGACGACGCGGCAGTGGACTGTTTTATCCAGGTGAACCTCACAGACGATCCAGCGCGAGGGGGCGTCGCCCCGGGGGAGCTGCTGCCGCTCGTTGACACGGTGCAGTCCGCACCGGGGCTGCGCCTGCTCGGTCTCATGGCCGTGGCGCCACTCAACGCTGGGGAGCCGACCTCCGAGCCGCGCAGGGCCTTCGCCCGTGTGCGTGAGTTGAGCGTCGGCATGCGAAAGCTCGCCCCGGAGGCGACCGCATTGTCCATGGGGATGAGCCAGGACTACGTGGCAGCCGTCCTCGAAGGAGCGACACACCTAAGAATTGGCACGGCAATCACCGGCAAACGCCCGGAACACAGTTAA
- a CDS encoding cell division protein SepF produces MSNPLKKTMVYLGLADEELEYEAPAAAPVAAVPAAAGKSAGHAAADRAGHSSSAHGNSGQGGAQSNAGRAPVTPLRKTSTPQNVAASEMNEILTVHPRQYRDAQVIAESFREGIPVIINLSQMSDADARRLIDFASGLSQGLYGKIERVTAKVFLLSPSHVVVSGDNATEDSAEEASFFAQA; encoded by the coding sequence ATGTCCAACCCGCTCAAGAAAACCATGGTCTATCTGGGTCTGGCAGACGAAGAGCTTGAGTACGAGGCGCCCGCCGCGGCTCCCGTCGCTGCTGTCCCCGCCGCGGCCGGGAAAAGTGCCGGCCATGCCGCCGCAGACCGCGCCGGCCACTCCTCCTCAGCGCATGGTAATTCCGGGCAGGGTGGCGCGCAGAGCAACGCCGGCCGCGCTCCCGTTACTCCCTTGCGCAAAACGTCGACCCCCCAGAATGTGGCTGCGTCCGAAATGAATGAAATTCTCACCGTCCACCCGCGCCAGTATCGCGACGCGCAGGTCATCGCCGAGTCCTTCCGCGAAGGCATCCCCGTCATCATCAACCTTTCCCAGATGAGCGACGCCGATGCGCGACGCCTGATCGACTTTGCGAGCGGACTGTCACAGGGCCTGTACGGAAAGATTGAACGGGTAACCGCGAAGGTGTTTCTGCTCTCGCCGTCACACGTTGTTGTGTCCGGGGACAATGCCACTGAGGATTCCGCCGAAGAGGCGTCCTTCTTCGCGCAGGCCTAG
- a CDS encoding YggT family protein, protein MALLGNLLYFVFLLYFFVLWGRFIVDLVRGVNRSWRPQGFTLVLVELVYTLTDPPVRFFRRLVPALRVGPIAFDFGFTLTMLCCIVGMSLAQLL, encoded by the coding sequence GTGGCCCTTCTCGGAAACCTTCTGTACTTTGTTTTCCTCCTGTATTTCTTTGTGCTGTGGGGCCGATTCATCGTCGATCTCGTTCGCGGCGTCAACCGTTCGTGGCGGCCGCAGGGCTTCACGCTCGTGCTCGTGGAGCTTGTTTACACGCTGACGGACCCGCCCGTGCGGTTCTTTCGCCGCCTCGTCCCCGCTCTGCGTGTGGGACCGATCGCCTTTGATTTCGGTTTCACGCTCACCATGCTCTGCTGCATCGTGGGAATGTCCCTCGCGCAACTGCTCTAA
- a CDS encoding DivIVA domain-containing protein has product MALTPEDVVNKRFQSTKFREGYDQDEVDDFLDEVVVELRRLTQENEELRARITEGGGVIAEAVSAPAAVAEPEPVVVPEPAKVAPVVAVVPEPIDETAGTTNLLQLARRLHEEHVKEGAEKRDALIAEGHATAARVVAEAEAKQRAQMKVLDQERSVLETKIEGLRTFEREYRLKLKSYIEGQLHDLDATSSVGAGVNSDSKSSFQGFGA; this is encoded by the coding sequence ATGGCGCTAACTCCGGAAGATGTAGTCAATAAGAGGTTCCAGTCGACAAAGTTCCGCGAGGGATATGACCAAGACGAGGTAGACGACTTCCTCGACGAGGTTGTTGTTGAGCTGCGCCGTCTCACGCAGGAAAATGAGGAGCTTCGCGCCCGCATTACCGAGGGTGGCGGCGTCATCGCCGAAGCCGTCAGTGCGCCCGCGGCCGTCGCCGAGCCGGAGCCCGTCGTCGTTCCCGAGCCGGCCAAGGTCGCTCCGGTGGTCGCCGTTGTTCCCGAGCCCATCGACGAGACGGCCGGAACCACGAATCTCCTGCAGCTGGCCCGCCGCCTGCACGAGGAGCACGTCAAGGAAGGCGCCGAGAAGCGCGACGCCCTCATCGCCGAAGGCCACGCCACAGCGGCTCGCGTCGTTGCAGAGGCCGAAGCCAAGCAGCGCGCCCAGATGAAGGTCCTCGACCAGGAGCGCTCGGTCCTTGAGACTAAGATCGAGGGTCTTCGCACCTTCGAGCGCGAGTACCGTCTCAAGCTCAAGAGCTACATCGAAGGCCAGCTTCACGACCTCGACGCCACGTCGTCCGTCGGTGCCGGCGTGAACAGTGACTCGAAGTCCAGTTTCCAGGGCTTTGGCGCCTAA
- the lspA gene encoding signal peptidase II encodes MTRSPVSRALAPKAPSKQGSRALVLLALVAVGIYALDQISKFFVVANMAEGEVVRVLGGVLHWHFVRNPGAAFSLASGSTWIFSIIAAAVVVFIVWFARRIRSRTWGLVFGLLLGGVLGNLTDRLLREPSFGEGHVVDFISTPWMIPAIYNVADMAIVISMVIFMILTIRGIGLDGQRVVETPKSTAPQSDASQADASQPHEAKPETGNTP; translated from the coding sequence GTGACTCGAAGTCCAGTTTCCAGGGCTTTGGCGCCTAAAGCTCCATCGAAGCAGGGGTCTCGAGCGCTCGTTCTTCTCGCGCTGGTTGCGGTCGGAATATACGCGCTCGATCAGATCAGTAAATTCTTCGTGGTCGCTAACATGGCCGAGGGCGAAGTCGTCCGGGTTCTGGGCGGGGTGCTGCACTGGCACTTCGTTCGGAACCCGGGCGCGGCTTTTTCCCTGGCCAGCGGTTCCACGTGGATTTTCTCCATCATCGCCGCTGCAGTGGTGGTCTTCATAGTCTGGTTTGCTCGTCGCATCCGCTCGCGGACCTGGGGCCTGGTCTTCGGCCTGCTGCTCGGCGGCGTGCTGGGCAATCTCACCGATCGTCTGTTGCGTGAACCGAGCTTCGGCGAGGGACACGTGGTTGACTTCATCTCCACCCCGTGGATGATCCCGGCCATCTACAACGTGGCCGACATGGCCATCGTGATCAGCATGGTGATCTTCATGATCCTCACCATCCGGGGCATCGGCCTGGACGGCCAGCGTGTGGTCGAAACACCCAAGTCCACTGCACCCCAGTCCGACGCTTCACAGGCCGACGCTTCACAGCCTCACGAGGCCAAGCCCGAAACCGGTAATACCCCATGA
- a CDS encoding RluA family pseudouridine synthase, giving the protein MTSQSRSLPLPDGLEGVRVDAGLAKLFGFSRSFAAEICEADGVLLDGSVAGKSDRLHAGSWIEVTWQTKDPVRIVPIAVPDLTIVHDDESIVVINKPAGVAAHPSVGWTGPTVPGALAAAGYRIATSGAAERAGIVHRLDVGTSGLMVVAKSETAYTALKRAFHDREVEKIYHSVVQGHPDPLAGTIEAPIGRHPSSAWKFAVMSDGKHAVTHYETLEAFPSASLLEIHLETGRTHQIRVHMAAQRHPCVGDAMYGADPSITTRLGLTRQWLHAKQLAFTHPDSHEWVTFNAPYAPDLAHGLSVLRGD; this is encoded by the coding sequence ATGACTTCCCAGTCTCGTTCCCTGCCCCTCCCCGATGGACTCGAGGGGGTGCGGGTGGACGCCGGCCTCGCCAAGCTGTTCGGTTTTTCACGGAGTTTCGCCGCGGAGATCTGCGAGGCGGACGGGGTGCTTCTGGACGGATCGGTCGCGGGTAAGTCGGACCGTTTGCACGCCGGCAGCTGGATCGAAGTGACCTGGCAGACCAAGGACCCGGTTCGAATCGTCCCCATCGCCGTGCCGGACCTCACCATCGTGCACGACGATGAAAGCATCGTTGTGATCAACAAACCCGCGGGAGTGGCGGCGCACCCCAGCGTCGGCTGGACGGGTCCCACGGTGCCTGGGGCCCTCGCCGCGGCCGGCTACCGCATTGCGACCTCCGGCGCAGCAGAGCGCGCGGGCATCGTTCACCGTCTGGATGTCGGCACGAGCGGGCTGATGGTCGTGGCCAAATCCGAAACGGCCTACACGGCCCTCAAGCGGGCCTTCCACGACCGCGAAGTCGAGAAGATCTACCACAGCGTCGTACAGGGCCATCCGGACCCCCTCGCCGGCACAATCGAGGCACCCATCGGTCGTCATCCGAGTTCCGCTTGGAAATTTGCGGTGATGTCAGACGGCAAGCACGCCGTCACCCATTACGAAACGCTCGAGGCCTTCCCGTCTGCCTCGCTCCTCGAGATTCACTTGGAGACCGGACGCACGCACCAGATTCGGGTGCACATGGCGGCTCAACGGCATCCGTGCGTCGGAGACGCGATGTACGGCGCCGACCCCAGCATCACGACCCGCCTCGGGCTCACGCGTCAGTGGCTGCACGCGAAGCAGCTCGCCTTCACTCATCCCGATTCGCACGAATGGGTCACCTTCAACGCCCCCTATGCCCCCGACCTCGCGCACGGCCTGTCCGTGTTGCGCGGTGACTGA
- the dnaE gene encoding DNA polymerase III subunit alpha codes for MLDGAARVKPLIAAAVEQKMPAVAITDHGNVFGAFDFWRTATDAGIKPIIGTEAYITPGTDRRDKTRVRWGTGAQNRDDVGGSGSYTHMTLLSETTEGMHNLFRLSSKASLEGYYFKPRMDRELLSQFSTGLIGTTGCVGGEVQTRLRLGQYEEAKKAAGDFQDIFGKENFFCEIMDHGIDIERRTMTDLLKLAKELDLPLLATNDLHYTHAHDATAHAALLCVQSASTLDDPNRFKFDSNEFYLKTAAQMRHMFRDHPESCDNTLLIAERCQVEFNTKANYMPRFPCPDGENEESWFVKENEIGLATRYPNGIPADVRKRADYEIGIIIQMGFPGYFLVVADFIMWSKQQGIRVGPGRGSGAGSMVAYAMGITDLDPLVHGLIFERFLNPDRVSMPDFDVDFDERRRGEVIKYVTEKYGEERVAQIVTYGTIKAKQALKDASRVLGFPFGMGDKLTKAMPPAIMGKDVPLTGMFDKDHPRYREAADFRAVIESDPEARTVFDTALGLENLKRQWGVHAAGVIMSSDPLIDIIPIMKREADGQVVTQFDYPASEALGLIKMDFLGLRNLTIIDDTLDNIEVNRGHRPVLEDLGLEDPAAYELLARGDTLGVFQLDGGPMRSLLRLMKPDNFEDISAVIALYRPGPMGANSHTNYALRKTGQQEIIPIHKELEEALSDVIGNTYGLIVYQEQVMSIAQKLAGFSLGEADLLRRAMGKKKKSELDKQFEGFSGGMKANGYSMDAVTTVWNILLPFSDYAFNKAHSAAYGVLSYWTAYLKAKYPAEYMAALLTSVGDSRDKLALYLNECRRMGIKVLAPDVNESIGFFAAVGTDIRFGLGAVRNVGFNVVDAIRATREAKGRFESFHDFLRKVPLQVANKRTVESLVKAGAFDSLGATRRGMVEIHESAVESAVKIKREEVHGNIGFDFDSLFDEPQDTDQVPERPEWSKKEKLAFERDMLGLYVSDHPLAGLEIPLAKHASTSIADLIASETTEDGDTVTVAGLITSVQHRTAKKSGNQYGMIQVEDFGGEITAMFMGKAYVEFAPELINDSVVVVRGRVSMRDDGMNLHAFSVFQPELGQASDQSTVSITVTEARATTDTVQLLGEILTRHAGDAEVRLKLVKGDTARVFELPHRVTVSADLFGELKSILGPNCLT; via the coding sequence ATGCTCGACGGTGCCGCGCGAGTCAAACCGCTCATTGCTGCCGCTGTCGAACAGAAAATGCCGGCGGTGGCCATCACTGACCACGGCAACGTCTTCGGGGCCTTCGATTTCTGGCGCACGGCGACGGATGCCGGCATCAAGCCGATCATCGGCACCGAGGCGTATATCACTCCGGGCACCGACCGTCGTGACAAGACGCGTGTGCGGTGGGGAACCGGTGCGCAGAACCGTGACGACGTCGGAGGAAGCGGCTCTTACACGCACATGACGCTGCTGTCGGAGACCACCGAAGGCATGCACAACCTCTTTCGCCTCTCGTCGAAGGCCTCGCTCGAGGGCTACTACTTCAAACCCCGCATGGACCGAGAATTGCTCAGCCAGTTTTCAACCGGCCTGATCGGCACCACAGGGTGTGTTGGTGGCGAGGTGCAGACACGCCTTCGACTCGGCCAGTACGAGGAGGCCAAGAAGGCCGCCGGTGATTTCCAGGACATCTTCGGCAAGGAGAATTTCTTCTGCGAGATCATGGACCACGGCATCGACATCGAGCGCCGCACCATGACAGACCTGCTCAAGCTCGCGAAGGAGCTTGACCTGCCGCTCCTGGCCACGAACGACCTGCACTACACGCACGCCCACGACGCTACGGCCCACGCCGCCCTGTTGTGCGTGCAGTCGGCCTCGACGCTCGACGATCCCAACCGGTTCAAGTTCGATTCCAATGAGTTCTATCTCAAGACAGCCGCGCAGATGCGGCATATGTTCCGGGACCACCCGGAGTCGTGCGACAACACCCTGCTCATAGCCGAGCGCTGCCAGGTGGAGTTCAACACCAAGGCCAACTACATGCCCCGCTTCCCCTGCCCGGACGGGGAGAACGAGGAAAGCTGGTTCGTCAAGGAGAACGAGATCGGGTTGGCCACGCGCTACCCGAATGGCATTCCCGCCGACGTTCGCAAGCGCGCGGATTACGAAATCGGCATCATCATCCAAATGGGGTTCCCGGGGTATTTCCTGGTGGTCGCCGACTTCATCATGTGGTCCAAGCAGCAGGGCATTCGAGTGGGACCCGGTCGCGGGTCGGGTGCCGGCTCCATGGTGGCCTACGCGATGGGGATCACCGACCTCGACCCGCTGGTGCACGGTCTGATCTTCGAACGGTTCCTGAATCCCGACCGCGTCTCCATGCCCGACTTCGACGTGGACTTCGACGAGCGCCGCCGCGGCGAGGTCATCAAGTACGTGACCGAGAAATACGGCGAGGAGCGCGTCGCCCAGATCGTGACGTACGGCACGATCAAGGCCAAGCAGGCTCTGAAGGACGCAAGTCGGGTTCTGGGCTTCCCCTTCGGTATGGGGGACAAGCTCACCAAGGCCATGCCGCCGGCAATCATGGGTAAGGACGTGCCGCTCACCGGCATGTTCGACAAGGACCACCCCCGGTATCGGGAGGCCGCCGACTTCCGTGCGGTCATCGAATCCGACCCGGAAGCCCGGACGGTTTTCGACACGGCTCTCGGGCTGGAGAACCTCAAACGCCAGTGGGGCGTGCACGCGGCCGGTGTCATCATGTCGTCCGACCCGCTCATCGACATCATCCCCATCATGAAGCGGGAAGCGGATGGCCAGGTCGTCACGCAGTTCGACTATCCAGCCTCCGAGGCCCTCGGCCTGATCAAAATGGACTTCCTGGGGCTGCGGAACCTCACCATCATCGACGACACGCTCGACAACATCGAGGTGAACCGTGGCCACCGGCCGGTTCTTGAAGACCTCGGCCTCGAAGACCCTGCCGCCTACGAACTGCTCGCGCGCGGTGACACTCTCGGGGTCTTCCAGCTCGACGGCGGGCCGATGCGTTCGCTGCTGAGGCTCATGAAACCCGACAACTTCGAAGACATCTCCGCCGTCATCGCCCTATACCGACCCGGTCCCATGGGCGCCAACTCGCACACGAACTACGCGCTCCGCAAGACTGGGCAGCAGGAGATCATTCCGATCCACAAGGAGCTTGAGGAGGCGCTCTCCGACGTGATCGGAAACACCTACGGCCTGATCGTCTACCAGGAACAGGTGATGTCGATCGCCCAGAAGCTCGCTGGTTTCTCCCTCGGTGAGGCCGACCTGCTGCGGCGCGCGATGGGCAAGAAGAAGAAATCCGAACTCGACAAGCAGTTCGAGGGTTTCTCGGGCGGCATGAAGGCGAACGGCTATTCCATGGACGCCGTCACCACGGTGTGGAACATCCTGCTTCCCTTCTCCGACTACGCCTTCAACAAGGCGCACTCGGCCGCCTACGGCGTGCTGTCGTACTGGACCGCGTACCTGAAGGCGAAGTACCCGGCGGAGTATATGGCGGCCCTGCTCACAAGCGTGGGTGATTCGCGGGACAAGCTCGCCCTGTACCTCAACGAGTGCCGCCGCATGGGCATCAAGGTGCTCGCGCCCGATGTCAACGAATCCATTGGCTTCTTCGCTGCGGTGGGCACCGACATCCGCTTCGGACTCGGTGCCGTTCGCAACGTGGGCTTCAACGTCGTTGACGCGATCCGCGCGACTCGGGAGGCCAAAGGCCGCTTCGAGTCGTTCCACGATTTTCTCCGCAAGGTGCCGCTTCAGGTGGCCAACAAGCGCACTGTGGAGTCCCTGGTCAAGGCGGGGGCCTTCGACTCGCTCGGTGCCACCCGACGGGGAATGGTCGAAATCCACGAGTCCGCGGTGGAATCCGCGGTCAAGATCAAACGCGAAGAAGTGCACGGAAACATCGGCTTCGACTTTGACAGTCTCTTCGATGAGCCGCAGGACACCGACCAGGTCCCGGAGCGCCCGGAGTGGAGCAAGAAGGAAAAACTCGCCTTCGAACGCGACATGCTCGGACTCTACGTCTCAGACCACCCGCTCGCGGGACTGGAGATTCCCCTCGCCAAGCACGCGAGCACGTCCATCGCCGATCTCATCGCCTCAGAGACCACGGAGGACGGAGACACGGTGACAGTCGCCGGTTTGATCACGAGCGTGCAGCACCGCACCGCGAAGAAGTCCGGCAATCAGTACGGCATGATCCAGGTCGAGGATTTCGGCGGAGAGATCACCGCCATGTTCATGGGCAAGGCCTATGTGGAGTTCGCCCCCGAGCTGATCAACGACTCGGTCGTGGTCGTGCGTGGCCGGGTCAGCATGCGCGATGACGGCATGAACCTGCACGCCTTCAGCGTCTTCCAGCCCGAGTTGGGTCAGGCCTCAGACCAGAGTACGGTCTCGATCACGGTCACCGAGGCGCGCGCGACCACCGACACGGTGCAACTGCTGGGTGAGATCCTGACCCGTCACGCCGGTGATGCCGAGGTGCGCCTCAAGCTCGTGAAGGGTGACACCGCCCGGGTCTTCGAGCTGCCCCACCGGGTCACCGTGAGCGCCGACCTGTTTGGGGAACTCAAGAGCATCCTCGGCCCGAACTGCCTGACCTAG
- a CDS encoding lysophospholipid acyltransferase family protein, producing MTTFEPIYGIAIAVGRTLFGALRLKPSVEGVDNLPATGGAVLAITHFGYLDFALVEWRMWHHNRRHIRFLAKKGASRQPLIGALLRGMRHISVDMTSGAAAYAEAVHALRAGEILGVFPEGGVNASFTVRELKTGTVRMAAEAGVPIIPIAVWGGHRLLTKNRKPSLRDAVGVPVRFAVGAPFTVSVTDDASADTGRLHDSLQHLVDGLQADYPVEGNGQWWQPAHLGGTAPTPAQAARVEAERQRRRQAERAAEG from the coding sequence ATGACAACGTTCGAGCCGATCTACGGCATCGCGATCGCCGTGGGGCGAACCCTCTTCGGTGCGTTACGGCTGAAGCCGAGCGTCGAGGGTGTCGACAACCTGCCTGCCACCGGTGGGGCCGTGCTGGCGATCACGCACTTCGGTTACCTCGACTTCGCCCTTGTCGAATGGCGCATGTGGCACCACAATCGGCGGCACATTCGCTTCCTGGCCAAGAAGGGAGCTTCTCGCCAGCCGCTCATCGGTGCGCTCTTGCGCGGCATGCGACACATTTCGGTGGACATGACCAGTGGCGCCGCCGCCTACGCGGAGGCAGTTCACGCCCTCCGTGCCGGCGAGATCCTCGGGGTGTTTCCGGAGGGCGGTGTGAATGCCTCTTTCACCGTGCGGGAGCTCAAGACGGGCACGGTTCGAATGGCCGCAGAAGCCGGCGTTCCGATCATTCCCATCGCAGTCTGGGGCGGGCATCGGCTGCTCACGAAGAACCGCAAGCCGTCGCTGCGTGACGCTGTCGGCGTTCCAGTGCGTTTCGCCGTCGGCGCGCCCTTCACAGTGTCGGTCACCGACGATGCCTCCGCGGACACTGGCCGGCTGCATGACTCGCTCCAGCACCTCGTGGACGGCCTGCAGGCGGACTATCCGGTCGAGGGGAACGGGCAGTGGTGGCAGCCGGCACATCTCGGAGGCACCGCTCCCACCCCGGCGCAGGCCGCCAGAGTCGAGGCAGAGCGGCAGCGCCGCCGGCAGGCGGAACGCGCGGCAGAGGGCTAG
- a CDS encoding flavin reductase family protein, with amino-acid sequence MNDTTASRNSVPSTPPPLEADPNAPLDLAAFKHAFRRHAAGVAAISTLAEDGSPVGFTATSLASLSAVPPLATFNMARSASTWPAIVHSDRVIIHMLGARNRAVAEKLAGPHAERFIGDHWHVGPHGLPVLNDVTSWMVGRIVERIAVHNNAVVVVQIEGGGIGEDDDALLYHERAYRVPGATLRAAD; translated from the coding sequence ATGAATGACACCACTGCATCCCGGAATTCCGTCCCGTCCACACCTCCCCCCCTCGAGGCCGACCCGAACGCCCCGCTCGACCTCGCGGCCTTCAAACACGCCTTCCGGCGTCACGCCGCCGGTGTGGCTGCCATTTCAACGCTCGCCGAGGACGGCTCCCCGGTGGGCTTCACGGCCACAAGTCTGGCCTCGTTGTCGGCGGTCCCCCCGCTCGCCACCTTCAACATGGCGCGCTCGGCGAGCACGTGGCCGGCCATTGTGCACAGTGACCGGGTCATCATCCATATGCTCGGGGCTCGCAACCGAGCCGTCGCGGAGAAGCTCGCCGGCCCGCACGCCGAGCGCTTCATCGGCGATCACTGGCATGTCGGCCCACACGGGCTGCCCGTGCTCAACGACGTCACGTCGTGGATGGTAGGGCGGATCGTGGAGCGAATCGCGGTGCACAACAATGCTGTCGTCGTGGTTCAGATCGAGGGCGGAGGCATCGGCGAAGACGATGATGCGCTGCTGTACCATGAGCGTGCCTATCGAGTTCCCGGGGCCACGCTGCGGGCCGCTGACTAG